From the genome of Candidatus Electrothrix communis, one region includes:
- a CDS encoding trypsin-like serine protease — protein sequence MVTNSAEAIIIRADKPDVDYLNYASNFPYVGALTLANDEPSVQYCSGSLIHPQWVMTAAHCLYDSNGNEMIYGNFFIQQDHMFRVIGGVAYKNWTNPIISKIFFPHADIALLLLEGTGVPSEIATPVQLDAPDLIEKDGAAGALIGFGWTGDGLKGATSNDHTMRAGTNKMNIGDISNMLLGFKTITKRLYSYDFDHHSNKSNLSNSDNNKISQKYEAMSGLADSGGAIVQGGPIVPNIFGTVPVLTGVISAGVPALGCYTRLEKPREFGQYCSVGFAVRTRYYAGWSKRVIEKFIHDSIPLRLQIPRNFQIPGKTVSDVIDKKRFIVVGSGKPPIELLAGIPSTFFSKGNFTVKFKITSDNFSEEFKRNEYDKLFNPPNQPVLFKYQQPIAQGISQYQLVEDGDLGSIALN from the coding sequence GTGGTCACCAATTCGGCTGAAGCGATAATAATTCGAGCAGATAAACCAGATGTTGATTACCTAAACTATGCTTCTAATTTTCCATATGTAGGTGCCTTGACATTAGCTAATGACGAACCAAGTGTTCAGTATTGTTCAGGCAGTCTTATTCATCCTCAGTGGGTCATGACAGCAGCGCATTGCCTATATGATAGTAACGGAAATGAAATGATATACGGTAATTTTTTCATACAACAAGATCATATGTTTCGAGTAATAGGGGGGGTGGCGTACAAAAATTGGACGAACCCTATTATTTCTAAAATTTTTTTCCCCCATGCTGACATAGCGTTGCTATTGTTAGAAGGAACCGGTGTACCTAGTGAGATAGCAACTCCGGTACAATTAGATGCTCCAGACCTAATCGAAAAGGACGGAGCAGCTGGGGCGCTTATAGGTTTTGGATGGACAGGAGATGGGCTTAAGGGAGCAACCTCAAATGACCATACAATGAGAGCGGGAACTAACAAAATGAACATAGGAGATATTAGTAATATGTTATTAGGATTCAAAACTATTACTAAAAGATTATATAGTTATGATTTTGATCACCATAGCAATAAAAGTAATCTGTCAAACAGTGATAATAATAAAATTAGTCAAAAATACGAAGCTATGAGTGGTTTAGCTGATAGTGGTGGGGCAATAGTCCAAGGAGGCCCTATTGTCCCAAATATTTTTGGTACCGTTCCAGTTCTTACAGGCGTTATCTCAGCAGGAGTTCCCGCTTTGGGCTGTTATACCCGTCTGGAAAAACCGAGAGAGTTTGGTCAATACTGCTCAGTAGGGTTTGCAGTACGAACTAGATATTATGCAGGATGGAGTAAACGAGTAATCGAAAAATTCATACATGATAGCATTCCATTACGTCTTCAAATTCCTCGTAACTTTCAAATTCCAGGGAAAACTGTTTCTGATGTTATAGATAAGAAAAGGTTCATCGTGGTCGGCAGTGGAAAGCCGCCAATAGAATTACTAGCAGGGATTCCATCTACATTTTTTTCTAAGGGTAATTTTACGGTGAAATTTAAGATCACATCAGACAATTTTAGTGAGGAATTCAAGCGAAATGAATACGACAAGCTCTTTAACCCCCCTAATCAACCCGTATTATTTAAATATCAACAGCCTATAGCCCAGGGAATCTCTCAATATCAACTTGTTGAAGATGGTGATTTGGGGAGTATCGCGTTAAATTAA
- a CDS encoding ABC transporter substrate-binding protein, whose translation MLIFRTAKPLAGILFLLLLISCDQSQPQQKNETQHQHAVISPSRTTDTLVLAIGGEEEQGYDPTMGWGRYGSPLFQSTLLRYNDALEMEHDLATSYSVSEDRLTWNVDIRLDALFSDGTPLTAEDVAYTFNTAKDSGGLVDLSFMNQAKVTGEHSVSFHLSTPRSTFIHYLRTLGIVPKHAHDRDYGRHPIGSGPYKMVRWDEGQQLIVEANPLYYGKKPAIKRLAFLFLDSDTAFAAAKAGTVQVAAVPQILADKAVEGMRLVRATSVDNRGIMFPCQKAGHEELNGLPVGNDVTADPAIRQAINYAIDRQALVEGVLNGFGTPAYGSVSHLDWEEKATRIKDNNLKKAAALLHEAGWEDHDQDGLLDKEGVVAEFTLLYPADRLIRQSLALAVADMVAPLGIRLKLSGKSWDEIRKVQHSQAVLFGWGSYDPTELYHLFHSRVSGQGYFNPGLYNNPAVDAYLDQALAAATDEEATKFWRAAQWDGSTGVSALGDAPWAWLVNLDHTYLVDQGLDIGTIRVEPHGHGWPITANIVDWHWKEEQNGQGGQGKP comes from the coding sequence ATGTTGATATTCCGTACAGCAAAACCGTTAGCAGGCATCCTATTCCTGCTCCTCCTGATCAGCTGTGATCAATCGCAGCCACAGCAGAAAAACGAGACTCAGCACCAACATGCCGTCATTTCACCAAGTCGGACAACCGATACCCTGGTACTTGCCATCGGCGGTGAGGAAGAACAGGGCTATGACCCGACTATGGGCTGGGGACGCTACGGTTCGCCGCTCTTTCAGTCCACCCTGCTCCGCTATAATGATGCCTTGGAAATGGAGCATGATCTGGCCACCTCCTATTCCGTCAGCGAGGATCGACTCACCTGGAATGTAGATATCAGGCTAGATGCCCTCTTTTCCGACGGCACCCCGCTCACTGCCGAGGATGTGGCCTATACCTTCAACACAGCCAAGGATTCCGGCGGGCTGGTTGATCTGAGTTTTATGAATCAGGCAAAGGTTACAGGGGAACACAGTGTTTCTTTTCACCTCTCAACGCCGCGATCCACCTTTATCCATTATCTACGAACCCTAGGCATTGTGCCGAAACACGCTCACGACAGAGATTACGGGCGACATCCTATCGGCTCGGGCCCGTATAAAATGGTGCGCTGGGACGAAGGACAGCAGCTCATTGTCGAGGCCAATCCGCTGTACTACGGCAAAAAGCCCGCCATCAAGCGGCTGGCCTTTCTCTTCCTTGATTCGGATACAGCCTTTGCCGCTGCTAAGGCAGGTACTGTCCAGGTGGCAGCTGTGCCCCAGATCCTGGCTGATAAAGCCGTGGAGGGGATGCGCCTCGTCCGGGCAACCAGCGTGGACAACCGAGGCATCATGTTTCCCTGTCAGAAGGCGGGACATGAAGAGTTGAACGGATTGCCAGTGGGCAATGACGTCACGGCTGATCCAGCTATCCGTCAGGCGATCAACTATGCCATAGATCGCCAGGCCCTGGTGGAGGGCGTGCTGAACGGCTTCGGTACCCCGGCCTATGGCTCGGTCAGTCATCTGGACTGGGAAGAAAAGGCAACCAGGATCAAAGATAATAACCTGAAAAAAGCCGCTGCCCTGCTGCACGAAGCAGGTTGGGAGGACCACGATCAGGACGGTCTTCTGGACAAGGAAGGGGTGGTAGCAGAGTTCACCCTCCTGTACCCCGCTGACCGACTGATCCGCCAATCCCTGGCCCTGGCCGTGGCTGATATGGTGGCTCCTCTGGGAATCCGCCTGAAGCTGTCCGGCAAGAGCTGGGATGAAATCAGAAAAGTCCAGCACTCCCAGGCCGTGCTCTTCGGTTGGGGCAGCTATGATCCGACCGAACTCTATCATCTTTTTCACAGCCGAGTCTCCGGGCAGGGATATTTCAATCCGGGCCTGTACAACAACCCCGCAGTGGATGCCTATCTGGATCAGGCCCTGGCCGCAGCTACCGATGAAGAGGCAACAAAATTCTGGCGAGCCGCCCAATGGGACGGCAGCACCGGCGTTTCCGCTCTGGGTGATGCCCCCTGGGCCTGGCTGGTCAACCTGGATCATACCTATCTGGTGGACCAAGGCCTTGATATCGGCACGATCAGAGTAGAGCCCCACGGCCACGGCTGGCCGATTACCGCAAACATTGTTGACTGGCACTGGAAGGAAGAGCAGAACGGGCAGGGGGGACAGGGAAAACCATGA
- the tsaA gene encoding tRNA (N6-threonylcarbamoyladenosine(37)-N6)-methyltransferase TrmO yields the protein MQDSMQQPVLHIIGTVHSDILRIEDAPKFHAESDRIGTLEILPQYKEGLDGVTVGKTIVVLCWFHQADRETLRVHPRGDKSKGLRGVFATRSPRRPNPIAISELKVLAVDGCRIEVSGLDILDGTPIVDIKNKPEEKS from the coding sequence ATGCAAGATTCCATGCAACAACCAGTATTACACATCATCGGCACCGTCCACAGCGATATCCTCCGCATTGAAGATGCGCCCAAATTCCATGCCGAGTCTGACCGTATTGGCACCTTGGAAATTCTCCCCCAATATAAGGAGGGCTTAGACGGCGTCACAGTCGGCAAGACCATTGTTGTCCTCTGCTGGTTCCATCAGGCTGACCGCGAAACCCTGCGGGTCCACCCGCGCGGGGACAAATCCAAAGGATTACGCGGTGTGTTCGCCACCCGCAGTCCCAGACGGCCCAATCCTATTGCAATTTCCGAGCTGAAAGTCCTTGCCGTGGACGGTTGCCGGATTGAGGTTTCTGGCTTGGATATCCTTGACGGTACGCCTATTGTGGATATTAAGAACAAGCCTGAGGAAAAATCCTGA
- a CDS encoding TonB-dependent receptor yields the protein MRKNYAKEILFTLVAFAAASPCAATDSAASPEESTGNTNIKVPSEKQLSLRQPASTIMTMGEILVTGEQDTPAVDLPGSIDVVSEEEVARQNNKTALDVLRNVPGITIGDYNSGGVPNGFTLRGFGNDSHGNHTAVTIDGIPYNYHMGSADGAIDLNQLIADDIVGVEVVKGPIDARYANWNRAGVIHFHTRNQGNFSHAKAEYGSFNTRKGYVSLGSEHLDGKFNQVYSLEYFDTDGYQDNAAYDRQNFYGKWFYHFTDDLKTGLVLHTYDADWHTAGYLPEYLWTQNPKQSIQEDDGGWKDLSEAQLHLDWDISKAMPLEFKAWVVDENYSRWADWGGGQTESHYEHLILGALANLGYDLDAGDTGLFRFDTGFDWRSFSTLEQKFNTTYRHRTELTSDNDYDLNDFGLYAKINYDPFASLRLFAGGRYDLFSGENTDNTTDAARDMRDYDIWTTSGGAIYSFLEHYSLYANTGTGFQLPQGSDKYQVNSPNETSLFHWEIGTKAEWERLLLRYAYFHSVEDTIRWISGEYINEGDTERNGHELEFSLSPLPGLQLFSSWTYHEATYEGGENQGKEVPSIPEYIFKIGGEYRFDQGTSLSLWYRDTGSWYTTADNLHSYPGYEVVDMQVAQEIGDDWELALNIKNLLDESYSEYVGYWDDPYGVPDNQYAGSDGRYIGLTLSYRHKGSN from the coding sequence ATGCGCAAAAACTACGCAAAAGAAATACTGTTTACCTTGGTCGCCTTTGCTGCTGCCTCTCCCTGCGCTGCTACAGACAGTGCGGCCTCCCCCGAAGAGAGTACAGGAAACACAAATATCAAGGTTCCCTCTGAAAAACAGCTGAGCCTTCGTCAACCTGCCAGTACTATTATGACGATGGGCGAAATCCTGGTCACAGGGGAACAAGATACCCCTGCGGTAGATCTTCCCGGCTCGATTGACGTGGTGAGCGAAGAAGAGGTCGCCAGACAGAACAATAAAACAGCTCTTGATGTCTTACGCAATGTGCCCGGCATCACCATCGGCGATTACAACTCTGGAGGTGTGCCCAACGGCTTCACTCTGCGCGGTTTTGGCAACGATAGCCACGGCAACCATACTGCGGTAACCATTGACGGCATTCCCTACAACTACCACATGGGCAGTGCGGACGGGGCCATTGACCTCAATCAGCTCATTGCCGATGATATAGTCGGGGTTGAGGTGGTCAAGGGGCCGATTGATGCCCGCTACGCCAACTGGAACCGGGCCGGAGTAATCCATTTTCACACCCGCAACCAAGGAAATTTCAGCCACGCCAAAGCCGAGTACGGCAGCTTCAATACCCGCAAGGGCTATGTCTCGCTGGGCAGCGAACACCTGGACGGCAAATTCAATCAGGTCTATTCGCTGGAGTATTTCGATACGGACGGCTATCAGGACAACGCAGCCTATGACCGGCAGAATTTCTACGGCAAATGGTTCTATCATTTCACTGACGATCTCAAAACCGGATTGGTCCTCCACACCTATGATGCGGACTGGCATACAGCCGGATATTTGCCTGAATACCTCTGGACACAGAACCCCAAGCAGTCCATCCAGGAGGATGACGGCGGCTGGAAGGATCTTTCCGAGGCCCAGCTTCATCTGGATTGGGATATCAGCAAGGCCATGCCCCTGGAGTTCAAGGCCTGGGTGGTGGATGAAAATTACAGCCGCTGGGCTGACTGGGGCGGCGGCCAGACAGAAAGTCATTACGAGCACCTTATTCTTGGTGCCTTGGCCAATCTCGGCTACGACCTTGATGCAGGCGATACCGGATTATTCCGTTTTGATACCGGCTTTGATTGGCGTTCCTTCAGCACCCTAGAGCAGAAGTTTAACACCACCTACCGCCATCGGACTGAGTTAACCAGCGATAACGACTACGACCTCAACGACTTCGGCCTGTATGCAAAGATAAACTACGATCCCTTTGCCTCCCTGCGGCTCTTTGCCGGAGGCCGCTACGATCTCTTCAGCGGCGAAAACACCGACAATACAACCGACGCAGCTAGGGATATGCGGGACTACGATATCTGGACAACCAGCGGCGGAGCCATCTATTCTTTTTTGGAGCATTACAGTCTGTACGCCAATACCGGCACCGGCTTCCAGCTGCCCCAGGGCAGCGATAAATATCAAGTTAATTCACCGAATGAAACCAGCCTTTTCCATTGGGAAATTGGCACTAAGGCCGAGTGGGAGCGTTTGCTGCTCCGCTACGCCTATTTTCACAGCGTTGAAGACACCATCCGCTGGATTTCCGGGGAATACATCAATGAAGGCGACACAGAGCGGAACGGGCATGAGCTTGAATTCAGCCTGTCTCCTCTGCCCGGTCTCCAGCTTTTCTCCTCCTGGACATACCACGAAGCCACCTACGAGGGCGGAGAAAATCAGGGCAAAGAGGTGCCCTCCATTCCTGAGTACATCTTTAAAATCGGCGGTGAATACCGCTTTGACCAAGGTACCTCTTTGAGCCTGTGGTACCGGGATACAGGGAGCTGGTACACCACAGCTGATAATTTGCACTCCTATCCCGGCTACGAGGTTGTGGATATGCAGGTAGCGCAGGAAATCGGCGATGACTGGGAGCTGGCCCTGAACATCAAAAATCTCCTGGACGAAAGCTATTCCGAATACGTCGGTTACTGGGACGATCCCTACGGCGTACCAGACAATCAATACGCAGGCAGTGACGGTCGCTATATCGGCCTGACACTGAGCTACAGACATAAAGGATCGAACTGA
- a CDS encoding TonB-dependent receptor gives MYKRKILISLTAAALLTQGNAGAEEKEMPEVLVSGEKLITPTMQASETVYTGSEITAKGIEIQGVKATTSVYGALDMLPGINVESADSNGLGAEMGTVRVRGVKSALGALTVEGVPNYGGNPIGPRDYLYDMENMESISMYKGAMPGDIGTGVGSRGGSLQLKPDWPHEDFGFSFKQSVGTNAYTRTFLRVDPGTLPEVNSKVSGSFSYSGADKWRGTGELGPRLNANLALSQPLGEKADIKIWYNHNDLEQHLYRRLTSADIQNLEANYDKDYNATLTGNPAEDVNYYDYNRGEYQNDDVLAVLKMQVADSLLFTVKPYYSKEDAEILEGASKSSIRKRIRDIKRTGLISEAVWETPSLNTSLGYHFEAVDMHIYSQNYASVGSDFAYRGYGRMASGGTSYINSPYVKLAGSHGMFNWQAGLKYFHFKEADSQGYISGPGPDYALLRTPDLDREASEYDILLPTLAASLQLNDALEMRAGYGRTFIRPYSYMPLVNLYSANRSIFQAQGIDLQDLFDGYDIEESHTVDFGIRYIGDWFDIAPTFFYSAHSNLVTTIYDPRVNLNYSQYVGEVTSYGVDLEMNAYLSDDLSLFFNPTYTSMTYDNDLTYAGKRLESEGNQVVDTPEWLLKTGFIYHPGNFEIVPMLRYLGNRYADLEHKNEVDGAALVDLRMSYTFSELWGAEAVKCSFELNNLFDKEYISSINGYDDTRDGKATFYPGAPFSAMLTLSVTY, from the coding sequence ATGTACAAAAGAAAAATATTGATCAGTCTGACCGCAGCAGCTCTCCTTACCCAAGGAAATGCGGGAGCGGAAGAAAAAGAAATGCCAGAGGTTTTGGTGTCAGGGGAAAAGTTGATTACCCCGACCATGCAGGCCAGTGAGACGGTCTACACCGGCAGCGAAATCACGGCCAAAGGAATTGAGATTCAGGGGGTAAAGGCAACCACCAGCGTTTACGGTGCCTTGGATATGTTGCCGGGCATTAACGTGGAAAGTGCGGACAGCAACGGACTGGGTGCGGAGATGGGCACTGTCCGGGTGCGCGGGGTAAAAAGCGCTCTTGGTGCGCTCACTGTGGAAGGCGTGCCCAACTACGGCGGTAATCCCATCGGCCCCCGTGATTATCTCTATGACATGGAAAACATGGAAAGCATTTCCATGTATAAGGGCGCAATGCCCGGAGACATCGGCACAGGCGTGGGTTCACGGGGCGGCAGCTTGCAGCTCAAACCTGACTGGCCCCATGAGGATTTCGGATTTTCCTTTAAACAGAGCGTCGGAACGAATGCATACACCCGCACCTTTCTTCGGGTTGATCCGGGTACCCTGCCTGAAGTGAACAGCAAAGTTTCCGGTTCCTTTTCGTACAGCGGAGCGGATAAATGGCGCGGGACCGGTGAACTCGGCCCTCGACTGAATGCCAATCTGGCCCTGAGCCAGCCTCTGGGAGAAAAGGCTGATATTAAAATTTGGTATAATCATAATGACCTGGAACAGCATCTTTATCGACGTTTGACTTCCGCTGACATTCAAAATCTCGAAGCGAATTATGACAAAGATTATAATGCAACTCTCACGGGGAATCCTGCCGAGGATGTCAATTATTACGACTATAACCGGGGCGAATACCAAAATGATGACGTACTCGCCGTGCTGAAAATGCAGGTTGCAGACTCCCTGCTTTTTACAGTAAAACCTTATTATTCCAAGGAGGATGCGGAAATTCTGGAGGGTGCTTCAAAATCCAGCATCCGGAAGAGGATTCGGGATATAAAACGCACTGGGCTGATCAGTGAGGCTGTTTGGGAAACGCCATCCCTCAACACCTCGCTGGGGTATCATTTTGAAGCTGTGGACATGCACATTTACAGTCAGAACTACGCTTCGGTCGGCTCAGACTTCGCATATCGAGGCTATGGCAGAATGGCAAGCGGAGGCACCTCCTATATCAACAGCCCCTATGTGAAATTGGCTGGCAGCCACGGTATGTTCAACTGGCAAGCAGGGCTGAAATACTTTCATTTCAAAGAAGCTGACAGTCAGGGATACATCAGCGGCCCAGGACCGGATTACGCCTTGTTGCGAACCCCGGATTTAGATCGAGAGGCATCGGAATACGATATCCTGCTGCCCACCCTCGCTGCATCGTTACAACTCAACGATGCCCTGGAAATGCGGGCAGGATACGGCAGAACCTTTATTCGGCCTTATTCCTACATGCCGCTGGTGAATCTTTACAGTGCGAACCGAAGTATTTTTCAGGCACAGGGAATTGACCTGCAAGATCTCTTTGACGGCTATGATATCGAAGAGTCGCATACAGTTGATTTCGGCATCCGCTATATAGGCGACTGGTTTGACATCGCACCGACCTTTTTTTATAGCGCCCATAGCAATTTGGTCACCACAATCTACGATCCCAGGGTGAATTTGAACTACTCTCAGTATGTGGGCGAGGTAACAAGTTATGGGGTTGATCTGGAAATGAATGCCTACCTGAGCGATGATCTCAGCCTTTTTTTCAACCCCACCTACACCTCAATGACCTATGACAACGATTTGACCTATGCGGGAAAAAGGCTGGAATCCGAAGGGAATCAGGTAGTGGACACTCCAGAATGGTTATTGAAAACAGGATTTATCTATCATCCTGGAAATTTTGAGATCGTGCCCATGCTGCGCTATCTCGGCAACCGGTATGCTGATCTGGAACACAAAAACGAAGTTGATGGAGCCGCTCTTGTTGATCTGCGTATGAGTTACACCTTTTCTGAACTCTGGGGAGCTGAGGCGGTCAAATGCTCTTTTGAATTGAACAACCTTTTTGATAAGGAATACATATCAAGCATCAATGGCTATGATGACACCAGGGACGGAAAGGCCACCTTTTACCCCGGTGCTCCTTTTTCCGCCATGTTGACTCTCTCTGTTACCTACTGA